GGTGAAATCGTTCTGGATAATCAACAAATGCCGGACGCTGCGTATCGGTATCAGCTTTTGGGGAATTTGGTATTGAAAATCAAATTGCAACCCAATGGGCATATTCAACAGGCCACAATCGATCATGATGCCGAAGTGGTTGGATATTATGAAAAAGAGGGATTTGCGTATCTTTTTCTGTCCACACTAAAACAGGATGTGTACCATTTAACGTATACGTTGGGTTCCCAAAAACCTCCAATTTACATTTGGAATGACGGAACATACACCGTTCGGGAGTTCAAAACGGCTCGAAATGGGGTCTATATCAATCTTGAATGGTATGGTCAGCAAGACATAAAAGTCAAAATACCGTTTCATCCGGATTTTGTGAGTCTTATTGGCGATAGTCTGACGATACTCCATTATAGTTATGATGAAACCCAACAGGAAATCACCGTTACCCTGAAAAATAATTCGATTGTTGGCCGGACAGGAGCCCTTATTATCGGGAAAAGTCAATTCGGACAAAACATTGCCGTTATCATTCCCAACGGGGGTGAAAAATTCGAACGATTTTCCAGCAAACGAATCGTTTGGGCGGATGAAAATCAACGGGACAAAATTCAACTGGATTATTCTCCGGATAGGGGCTCAACCTGGTGCACGGTTGCCACGAATCTTCCCAATACGGGGGAATATATCTGGCACGTTCCGTCTTTCTTATCATCAGATTATTTGATTCGAATAAAAAATGTGACGGACGGTCGGGTTCTTGATGTCAGTGACAGTTCCTTTTCAGTGATAAAGAATGAAAAGGAACCCCCCATCAAGAATGTGCTGATCAATGAAATTATGACGAACAATAGAAATTCCTTTCAAGACCCGGACGGAGATTTTTCGAACTGGGTGGAAATTTATAATCCAAATGATGTCCCGATTAATTTGTGGGGCTATTTTTTATCGGACGATTCATTGAACCTAAAAAAATGGCGTTTCCCATGTGTAGATATTGATGCTCACGGGCATTTGGTGGTTTGGGTTTCCGGGAAAGATACGACTGCAGATGCTGCCTATCACACAAATTTTGTGCTTGATACGTCCAATGCACAAATCTATTTAAGCGACGATAGCTCAAAAATAGTGGATCGTATTTCTGGTGTTCCAAAACTAAATCCGGGTGTTTCTTTTTCCAGAATTCCTGACGGTGCGGGCTCGTTCGAAAAAACGAGTCAGCCCACGCCCGGAAATGAAAATATATTCAGGACGTTGCAGGTTGCATTCAACGGCGCACTGCGATATTATTCCAACGGAATATTCATATCAGGCGCCGGGATGGTTGTTACAAGCAACGGAAAAATTTCTAAAATTGAACCTCTTGCAAATCCCTTTTATTTAGGTGGTTTTGAATGCGGGGCGACCTATTCTTTTTTGCCCTACAAAAAGCCAAACGCGTCTGACAACTCAGCAATCACCATGTATGATGCCGCACTGGCAGCTCGTTATAGTGTGGGGTTGGATTCGCTGAGTTGGTTTCAGCGCCTTGCCGCCGATGCGACCAGGAACAATGATGTCATGATGTATGATGCCTCAATAATTGGCCGCTACACGGTGGGTTTAGCCATTCCCACTAATGCCCATGTGGGAGAGTGGAGGTTTTATCCGGATTCACTAATCTTTGACCATGTGGGATTAGACGAGGACAGCGTTAATTTTGTCGGGTATCTGATTGGGGATGTTTCAGGAAACTGGAGCAATCATTTACAAACAGCCAAAGCGACGCTCCTGGCCGACGAAAAAACTGGAAAGATGATTGAAATTCTCGCTGATACATTGATCCTGAAATTGGGGGTCGGTTATCCCGGCAAAATTCGTTCTCTTGATTTTGATCTGTCCTATCCTGAAAACCAGCTAAAATTTATGGGTATTGAAAAGGATCCCATAGCGGAAAAATTTAGAACGTTTTTGAATAATAATCAGGGCCGGCTACGATTTGGGGCATTTAATTTGCAGGAAATAATAGGCGGAAGTACACTGTTTAAGATAAAATTTCTGTTGTTAAATAAAAGAGAGCCTGTTTCTAACTTATTTATAAATAGTTACAGAATCAACGATGGCCTGGCCTTTTCAGGGGAGACGTCTGTAAAGATGTTTAAAAATGGTACAAGTAGTTTCAAATTATTACAGAATTATCCCAATCCATTTAACGGGGTAACGGAAATTGACTATTCTATCCCCCAAACAGGCGACATTGTTTTAACGATTTTTAACAGCATGGGAGAAAAAATTATCGTATTTAGTCGCAAAAATGAGGAAGCCGGGCAACATTGCATTTTTTGGAATGGCCGAAATAAGCGGGGACAGAGAGTTCCCAGTGGCATTTATTTTATTGAACTTAAGGGGCACCGGATACGTAAATATGGTAAAATGATCCTTTTGAATTAGAGCAGATTGTGGTTTTTCTGCCCGGCTTCTCCGGCGAATATTGGGTGGTTTGAATTTTGCGGATCATTTTAATGGAATCCGTTTTCGGGCGAATTGGGATATTTTATAAAAAAAGGAGAGAGGAAACAGTTCCAATGAAGTGGG
This sequence is a window from Calditrichota bacterium. Protein-coding genes within it:
- a CDS encoding T9SS type A sorting domain-containing protein; amino-acid sequence: MKIKLQSFFFILVCIQFWNLPLVYSLGKSHFGQSGLASEFIEKTENSQLILTRPNGGENWLAGSVQSVHWNSDQSVGDIRIDYSLDAGKTWQTIRENVQDNGRYDFVVPEAASDSVLIKIQSMESDSIFDISDSVFSIFRNEQISENTCIPRPVTLTIDDVGWKLGRDDSDKNGPYRLGVDRDPVYRDYEVLVYVAQKVGTRLSARFVISEFDRENILAHYPTTNEWGSRWDNSNLIRDDDFKIMNFIKENSAWLELGIHGVRHEYWDWNHENGKMIRTEFYDEIHNKPWPIEILRGHLLAFQSILSQYGIHSFPESYTTPGDGYCYQPDSEDDSGVLFHSFGVKYAITDMIQTGNYGMPKQAILDGGIIDNGVLLIQQSRYVENWPRWNAMDAVPSTIPEEGIPLTHWPNWWAQNPENDFQVGDRFVNWFHLVDETPNVYVPRNMAQYYSQWLYRKYCRTQQSDGEIVLDNQQMPDAAYRYQLLGNLVLKIKLQPNGHIQQATIDHDAEVVGYYEKEGFAYLFLSTLKQDVYHLTYTLGSQKPPIYIWNDGTYTVREFKTARNGVYINLEWYGQQDIKVKIPFHPDFVSLIGDSLTILHYSYDETQQEITVTLKNNSIVGRTGALIIGKSQFGQNIAVIIPNGGEKFERFSSKRIVWADENQRDKIQLDYSPDRGSTWCTVATNLPNTGEYIWHVPSFLSSDYLIRIKNVTDGRVLDVSDSSFSVIKNEKEPPIKNVLINEIMTNNRNSFQDPDGDFSNWVEIYNPNDVPINLWGYFLSDDSLNLKKWRFPCVDIDAHGHLVVWVSGKDTTADAAYHTNFVLDTSNAQIYLSDDSSKIVDRISGVPKLNPGVSFSRIPDGAGSFEKTSQPTPGNENIFRTLQVAFNGALRYYSNGIFISGAGMVVTSNGKISKIEPLANPFYLGGFECGATYSFLPYKKPNASDNSAITMYDAALAARYSVGLDSLSWFQRLAADATRNNDVMMYDASIIGRYTVGLAIPTNAHVGEWRFYPDSLIFDHVGLDEDSVNFVGYLIGDVSGNWSNHLQTAKATLLADEKTGKMIEILADTLILKLGVGYPGKIRSLDFDLSYPENQLKFMGIEKDPIAEKFRTFLNNNQGRLRFGAFNLQEIIGGSTLFKIKFLLLNKREPVSNLFINSYRINDGLAFSGETSVKMFKNGTSSFKLLQNYPNPFNGVTEIDYSIPQTGDIVLTIFNSMGEKIIVFSRKNEEAGQHCIFWNGRNKRGQRVPSGIYFIELKGHRIRKYGKMILLN